A window of the Haloarcula litorea genome harbors these coding sequences:
- a CDS encoding cation:proton antiporter regulatory subunit: protein MTVYETDVPGVGKKFEVELDGDQRLVVLVHHDGKREVFHKDGPDADAQRLFSLSGDRARKVGAILQGAYFQPVETDSVDVPLGDAIIEWLDVNPDSPVAGRTLSGAKLRQQTGVSVIAIQRGAETIPNPSPDDTIAAGDILVTLGTRDEQAAVEALVAPEDG, encoded by the coding sequence ATGACCGTCTACGAGACCGACGTCCCGGGCGTCGGCAAGAAGTTCGAGGTGGAACTGGACGGCGACCAGCGCCTCGTCGTCCTCGTCCACCACGACGGCAAGCGCGAGGTGTTCCACAAGGACGGCCCGGACGCGGACGCCCAGCGCCTGTTCAGCCTCTCGGGGGACCGCGCCCGGAAGGTCGGGGCCATCCTCCAGGGGGCGTACTTCCAGCCGGTCGAGACCGACTCGGTGGACGTGCCGCTGGGCGACGCCATCATCGAGTGGCTGGACGTCAACCCCGACTCGCCGGTCGCCGGGCGGACCCTCTCGGGGGCGAAGCTGCGCCAGCAGACCGGCGTCTCCGTCATCGCCATCCAGCGCGGGGCCGAGACGATCCCCAACCCCAGCCCCGACGACACGATCGCAGCCGGGGACATCCTCGTCACCCTGGGGACCCGCGACGAGCAGGCGGCCGTCGAAGCACTCGTCGCCCCCGAGGATGGCTGA
- a CDS encoding cation:proton antiporter has product MAELLLELGVAVAGLAAAGLLARRVGLSVIPAYILAGVLLGPNAPTEWLGLSTALVGDREFVDVLAELGVVFLLFFLGLEFSVDQLLRDRRKITAVGVVDFALNFGLGLAIGVAFGWTLVETLFLAGVVYISSSAVVTKSLIETGWIANDESDPILGTLVFEDLLIAVYLALLAAVTGGGGLRSAAVSVGTAFAFLGALAGVAWYGAGLFERAFDTDSDEQFVLRVVGVTTVVAGAALALGVSEAVAAFFLGTGLSQTSHVERIEHVVAPARDLFAAVFFFAIGLATDVTLVAGVLGLLAVAVGLTTLGKLVGGVLSGRVYGLDRRRSLRVGLALVPRGEFSLVLVALAVEVGTGRLGGVLPAFTVGYVLVMSVVGSVLVGEADRVTDLFARPGE; this is encoded by the coding sequence ATGGCTGAGCTCCTCCTCGAACTGGGCGTCGCCGTCGCCGGCCTGGCCGCCGCCGGCCTGCTGGCCCGCCGGGTCGGCCTGTCGGTCATCCCCGCGTACATCCTCGCGGGCGTCCTGCTGGGGCCCAACGCCCCGACCGAGTGGCTCGGCCTCTCGACGGCACTGGTCGGCGACCGGGAGTTCGTCGACGTGCTGGCGGAACTGGGCGTGGTCTTCCTCCTCTTCTTCCTCGGGCTGGAGTTCAGCGTCGACCAGTTGCTGCGGGACCGCCGGAAGATCACCGCCGTCGGCGTCGTCGACTTCGCCCTGAACTTCGGGCTCGGCCTGGCCATCGGGGTCGCCTTCGGGTGGACGCTCGTCGAGACGCTGTTTCTCGCCGGCGTCGTCTACATCTCCTCGTCGGCCGTGGTCACGAAGTCGCTCATCGAGACCGGCTGGATCGCCAACGACGAGAGCGACCCCATCCTCGGGACGCTCGTCTTCGAGGACCTCCTCATCGCCGTCTACCTCGCGCTGCTTGCGGCCGTCACCGGCGGGGGCGGGCTCCGGTCGGCCGCCGTCTCCGTCGGCACCGCCTTCGCCTTCCTCGGGGCGCTGGCGGGGGTCGCGTGGTACGGAGCCGGCCTCTTCGAGCGGGCGTTCGACACCGACTCCGACGAGCAGTTCGTCCTGCGGGTGGTCGGGGTCACCACCGTCGTCGCCGGTGCGGCGCTGGCCCTGGGGGTCAGCGAGGCCGTCGCCGCCTTCTTCCTCGGGACCGGCCTGAGCCAGACCAGCCACGTCGAGCGCATCGAACACGTCGTCGCGCCCGCCCGGGACCTCTTCGCCGCCGTCTTCTTCTTCGCCATCGGGCTGGCGACCGACGTGACCCTCGTCGCTGGCGTGCTGGGCCTGCTGGCCGTCGCCGTCGGCCTGACGACGCTGGGAAAACTGGTCGGCGGCGTCCTCTCCGGGCGCGTCTACGGCCTGGACCGACGGCGCTCGCTGCGGGTCGGCCTCGCGCTGGTCCCGCGCGGGGAGTTCTCGCTGGTGCTCGTGGCGCTGGCCGTCGAGGTGGGGACCGGCCGCCTCGGCGGCGTCCTGCCGGCGTTTACCGTCGGCTACGTGCTGGTGATGAGCGTCGTCGGCTCCGTCCTGGTCGGGGAAGCCGACCGGGTGACCGACCTGTTCGCGCGGCCCGGGGAGTGA